The following coding sequences are from one Gossypium hirsutum isolate 1008001.06 chromosome A12, Gossypium_hirsutum_v2.1, whole genome shotgun sequence window:
- the LOC107929552 gene encoding MAG2-interacting protein 2 isoform X3: MEESVREVLFEARHHASRPFTSNYPPLPLQQSSEAEKGGFLSFLSSRGVSQLKEKLVGNKNPKKIKKPVSLIVSPRGERVAVAAGNQVTILRKEDDYQEPFGIFTSHSIISCTCGAWSESQDILGIVDHADVVYFIKANGEEITRITTRHLKVSSKVIGLIAPDESDVKQSFLCSFTVLTSDGAFHQIEINQEPSASIFSSTINSGLALKKQFPQNVFCFDYYPELSLLLVVGSAGGNSITADRKSGSCYLSLWRKGQDLVLEPVASTQFEGLYGEQRGYAAHLAYPKVLISPQGNYIATLDMNGCLHIFKLDKESCLVTSFAFRVRTNSQVTDELLNGCSEILADIVDFTWWSDHILTLGKRNGFVTMLDILSGLKLIENEPVYSQPVLERVQQSEGYLFVLESLSSENEFDLSTSNRITHDLDQREETSENGSNLSDISKLHWSLRSFSERSVPEMYKILIGSSKHQAALDFADRHGLDRDEVLKSQWLGSGQGINDIHALLSNIKDKVFVLYECVNKVGSSEEVAKALLAFGLQLTNGYKFSESNSQESDEIWDFRMSRLQLLQFHDRLETFIGINMGRFPVQEYSKFRVMPMNEAAIALAETGKIGALNLLFKRHPYSLVRFMLDILAAIPETIPVQTYAQLLPGKSPPASTAMREEDWVECDKMVSFINKLPENHDIGSQIRTEPVVKRLLGSFWPSTDDLAVWYKNRARDIDSYSGLLDNCLCLIDFACQKGVYGLKQFHEDISYLHQLVYADNDGEISTSMSLVAWEQLSDYEKFRTMLQRCKEENVVESLRNKAIPFMHKRSHSVTLATQQHTADGHSEVDHTKGCRELRSCGFFKNEVEVVDCALQCVYLFTVTDRWSTMSAILSKLPHKQDSEICIGILDQRCKVAEGHIEAGRLLAFYQVPKPMNFFLEAHLDEKGVKQIIRLILSKFIRRQPGRSDNEWANMWRDMLCLQEKAFPFLDLEYLLTEFCRGLLKAGKFSLARSYLRGTSSASLATEKTENLVIQAAREYFFSASSLSCSEIWKAKECLNLFPSSRNVKAEADIIDALTVKLPYLGVTLLPVQFRQIKDPMEIIKMAVTSQAGAYLHVDELIEVAKLLGLSSLDEISAVEEIIAREAAVSGDLQLAFDLCLVLAKKGHGLVWDLCAALARGPLENMEISSRKQLLGFALSHCDEESISELLLAWKDLDMQGQCETLMTLTGTNAPNFSIQGSSVISLPGYSIQDIVDLKNSSELADGFNGADQENHFSSIKNTLSLVAKNLPVENGTNWDLILQENGKILSFAAIQLPWLLELTRKEDYSKKFTSGLIPGKQYVSVRTQTVITILSWLARNGFAPRDDLIASLAKSILEPPATEEEDVIGCSFLLNLVDAFSGVQVIEEQLRTRENYLETCSIMNVGMTYSILHNTGVDCEGPTQRRELLLGKFREKNKPLNADDINRIDAVQSSFWREWKLKLEEKKRVTEHSRFLEQIIPGVETTRFLSGDASYIESVIFSLIESLTLEKKHILKDILRMADTYGLNRAEVILRYITSILISEIWTNDDIMAEISEIKGEILDNAAETIKTVSLIVYPAVDGCNKHRLAYIYNLLSDCYKKLEESKEPLPMILSDQPHALSLGLVHYYKVIEQECKRISFVKDLNFKNITGLGGLNLQCFSSEVYAHTNEFSLEALSEMVKTLVIVYRDSVPEGLISWQDVRKHYILHLLTKLNDRFRTEFSTKNPEIFLNISSELEHIYDLCRKHIILLEPSEALDIMKQYFIVILPPDGAYENLPDNSTWQDCLIFLLNFWIRLTEEMQEFASAEISVEKIKFHPGCLMSCLKVFMRLVMEDSVSPSQSWSTIVDYVKNGLISDPSRDIFTFCRAMIFSGCGFASISEVFVEALQHHANTVTASAETEFQHLSHLYLKVLEPILQDLANGSREHQKLYQLISSLSNLEGDFNELKKVRCAVWERLARFSEDLLLASNVRVHVLELLQFIAGKSVKGLSSELQLNVHPWVGWDESLCANNKSQITSNDGLPEQIDTSSRFTSTLVALRSSQLMTAISPGFEITPDDLSSVDTAVSCFLKLCAVANADPHLDVLVVILEEWEGLFMIKKEEEASPELSNAENSWSDDWDEGWESFQEIEALEREKKGDSLLIHPLHESWTEIFKLLIKASRVKDVLKLIDQSILKPGGVLLDEGDARNLNDIILGMDCFMASKMMLLLPYEGLQVESLTALGNKMKQGTSDIANDHEFLTLILSSGILSTVINKSSFGTIFSYVCYLVGNFSHRFQEAQLPKLRKEGSNEHGNTKGDISFLFARILFPTFISELVKADQLILAGFMITKFMHTNASFRLINIAEASLRRYLEGQFQVQEHNKVALDETSCYEPLKNTVSSLRDKLGNSLQSALSLLPKNESNG, from the exons ATGGAGGAATCTGTTAGAGAAGTGCTATTCGAAGCACGTCATCACGCCTCCCGGCCTTTCACTTCCAATTATCCTCCTCTTCCTCTTCAACAG TCAAGTGAAGCTGAGAAAGGCGGTTTCTTATCGTTTCTTTCCTCTCGAG GTGTAAGTCAGCTGAAAGAGAAATTGGTTGGCAATAAGAATccgaagaaaataaaaaaaccagTGTCATTGATTGTATCCCCTAGAGGTGAGCGTGTCGCTGTGGCTGCTGGAAATCAAGTCACTATATTGCGCAAGGAGGATGATTACCAGGAACCTTTTGGCATTTTTACTA GTCACAGCATTATTTCGTGTACATGTGGAGCTTGGTCAGAATCTCAAGATATCCTTGGAATCGTTGATCATGCTGATGTAGTGTATTTTATTAAAGCAAATGGTGAAGAGATAACAAGGATTACTACGAGACATCTAAAAGTATCTTCAAAAGTAATAGGTCTGATTGCACCGGATGAGTCTGATGTAAAACAGTCTTTCTT GTGTAGCTTCACCGTTTTGACATCTGATGGAGCTTTTCATCAAATTGAGATCAATCAAGAGCCAAGTGCCTCTATTTTCTCCTCTACAATCAACAGTGGCTTAGCTTTAAAAAAGCAATTCCCTCAGAATGTTTTCTGCTTTGACTATTATCCAGAACTTTCTTTGCTTCTTGTTGTTGGCAGTGCTGGTGGCAACTCCATTACTGCTGATAGGAAATCTG GATCCTGTTATCTTTCTCTTTGGCGTAAAGGTCAGGATTTGGTTTTGGAGCCTGTAGCCTCTACTCAATTTGAGGGCCTTTACGGTGAGCAACGAGGTTATGCAGCTCATCTTGCCTACCCAAAGGTGTTAATCTCACCCCAAGGAAATTATATTGCCACTTTGGATATGAATGGATGTTTGCATATCTTTAAGCTGGATAAAGAAAGCTGTTTGGTTACGAGTTTTGCTTTCAGAGTGAGAACTAATTCTCAAGTGACTGATGAACTGTTAAACGGATGCTCAGAAATTTTAGCTGACATTGTTGATTTTACTTGGTGGTCTGACCACATTCTTACTCTTGGTAAACGAAATGGCTTTGTTACCATGCTTGACATTCTTAGTGGTCTGAAACTAATAGAGAATGAACCTGTATATTCTCAGCCTGTTTTAGAAAGGGTACAGCAGTCTGAAGGATATCTTTTTGTTTTAGAGAGTTTATCATCTGAAAATGAGTTTGATTTATCTACTAGTAATAGAATAACACATGACTTGGATCAAAGAGAGGAAACTTCTGAAAATGGATCCAATCTATCTGACATTTCTAAGTTGCATTGGAGTTTGAGATCTTTCTCAGAAAGATCTGTTCCTGAAATGTATAAGATACTAATTGGTAGTTCCAAGCATCAAGCTGCCTTGGACTTTGCTGATCGTCATGGACTGGATAGGGATGAAGTTCTAAAGTCACAGTGGTTGGGTTCTGGCCAAGGAATAAATGACATACATGCCTTATTGTCAAACATTAAAGATAAAGTTTTTGTGCTTTATGAGTGTGTAAATAAAGTTGGGTCATCAGAAGAAGTAGCAAAGGCTTTACTTGCATTTGGCCTGCAGTTAACTAACGGATACAAATTCTCTGAATCAAACAGCCAAGAATCTGATGAGATTTGGGATTTCCGTATGTCTAGACTTCAGCTGTTGCAATTCCATGACAGGTTGGAAACATTTATTGGGATAAACATGGGCAG GTTTCCCGTGCAGGAATACAGCAAGTTCCGTGTTATGCCAATGAATGAAGCAGCCATTGCACTTGCTGAAACGGGGAAAATTGGGGCTTTAAACCTCCTGTTCAAGCGTCATCCTTATTCACTTGTTCGTTTCATGTTAGATATTTTGGCCGCTATTCCTGAAACAATTCCTGTGCAAACATATGCGCAGCTGCTTCCTGGAAAGTCTCCTCCTGCAAGTACTGCTATGAGGGAAGAAGATTGGGTTGAATGTgacaaaatggtaagttttattaATAAGTTACCTGAGAACCATGATATTGGGAGTCAAATTAGAACTGAACCTGTTGTCAAGAGATTGCTAGGATCTTTTTGGCCTTCAACAGATGACCTTGCAGTTTGGTATAAGAATAGAGCTAGAGATATTGATTCCTACAGTGGGTTGCTAGACAACTGCCTCTGCTTGATTGACTTTGCTTGCCAGAAGGGTGTCTACGGGTTAAAGCAGTTTCATGAGGACATCTCATACCTGCACCAGCTGGTTTATGCTGATAATGATGGTGAGATAAGTACCAGCATGAGTCTTGTTGCATGGGAACAATTATCTGACTATGAAAAATTTAGAACAATGCTTCAAAGGTGCAAAGAGGAAAATGTTGTTGAATCATTACGGAATAAGGCAATTCCATTTATGCACAAAAGGTCCCATAGTGTTACCTTGGCTACCCAACAGCACACTGCAGATGGCCATTCCGAAGTAGATCATACTAAGG GGTGCAGGGAGCTCCGAAGCTGTGGCTTCTTCAAGAATGAGGTTGAAGTTGTAGATTGTGCTCTGCAATGTGTATACTTATTTACAGTTACAGATAGGTGGAGTACCATGTCTGCAATATTATCAAAGCTTCCGCATAAACAAG ATTCTGAAATATGCATTGGCATCCTTGATCAAAGATGTAAAGTGGCAGAAGGCCATATAGAAGCAGGGAGACTTTTGGCCTTTTACCAG GTCCCAAAACCAATGAATTTTTTCTTAGAAGCCCATTTGgatgaaaaaggtgtaaaacagATTATTCGCCTCATACTCTCAAAATTTATCCGCCGACAGCCTGGCCGGTCTGATAATGAGTGGGCAAACATGTGGCGTGATATGCTGTGCTTGCAGGAGAAGGCTTTTCCTTTTCTGGACCTTGAATATCTGTTAACGGAGTTCTGCAGAGGACTGTTAAAAGCAGGGAAGTTTTCTCTTGCAAGAAGTTACTTAAGGGGTACGAGTTCAGCATCCTTGGCAACAGAAAAAACAGAAAATCTTGTTATTCAAGCTGCAAGGGAGTATTTCTTCTCAGCTTCAAGTCTATCTTGCTCTGAA ATCTGGAAGGCTAAGGAATGTCTGAACTTATTTCCAAGTAGCAGAAATGTTAAAGCAGAGGCTGATATTATTGATGCACTTACTGTTAAACTTCCATACCTTGGAGTGACTCTTCTACCAGTGCAATTTAGGCAAATAAAAGATCcaatggaaattattaaaatggcAGTCACAAGTCAAGCTGGAGCTTATCTACATGTTGATGAACTAATTGAGGTTGCCAAACTTCTTGGATTGAGCTCCTTGGATGAAATATCAGCCGTGGAGGAAATTATTGCTAGGGAAGCTGCAGTTTCAGGTGATCTGCAGTTGGCCTTCGATCTCTGCCTTGTTCTGGCCAAGAAGGGTCATGGTCTTGTTTGGGATTTATGTGCTGCTCTAGCAAGGGGTCCTCTTGAGAATATGGAAATTAGTTCTCGAAAGCAGCTACTGGGTTTTGCTTTGAGCCATTGTGATGAGGAGTCAATTAGTGAGTTGCTCCTTGCATGGAAAGATTTAGACATGCAAGGGCAGTGTGAGACTTTGATGACGTTGACAGGGACCAATGCTCCAAATTTCTCCATTCAAGGTTCCTCAGTAATCTCACTTCCAGGTTACAGTATTCAAGATATTGTCGACCTGAAAAATTCATCTGAACTGGCTGATGGGTTTAATGGTGCTGATCAAGAAAATCATTTCAGTAGCATTAAAAATACGCTTTCTCTTGTTGCTAAAAATCTGCCTGTTGAAAATGGGACAAATTGGGATCTGATTTTGCAAGAAAATGGAAAGATTTTATCTTTTGCTGCAATACAACTTCCATGGTTGCTTGAATTAACTAGAAAAGAAGATTACAGTAAGAAATTTACTTCTGGCTTGATTCCTGGGAAGCAATATGTAAGTGTAAGAACACAAACTGTGATAACTATTTTGTCCTGGTTGGCGAGGAATGGTTTTGCTCCTAGAGATGATTTGATTGCTTCTCTGGCAAAATCAATTTTAGAACCACCAGCTACTGAAGAGGAAGATGTCATTGGTTGTTCCTTCCTATTAAATCTTGTGGATGCTTTTAGTGGTGTACAAGTAATTGAAGAGCAGCTTAGAACAAGGGAAAACTACCTTGAAACGTGTAGTATTATGAATGTTGGAATGACCTATAGCATATTACATAATACTGGAGTTGATTGTGAAGGTCCTACTCAGAGGAGAGAGCTGCTACTCGGGAAGTTTAGAGAAAAGAATAAGCCACTTAATGCTG ATGACATAAATAGGATCGATGCAGTACAATCCTCATTTTGGAGGGAATGGAAACTGAAATTAGAAGAGAAAAAGCGTGTCACCGAACATTCTAGATTCTTAGAGCAAATAATTCCTGGGGTTGAAACTACACGTTTTCTGTCTGGTGATGCCAGTTACATTGAGAGTGTCATTTTTTCTCTAATTGAATCTTTGACATTGGAGAAGAAGCACATTTTAAAGGATATTTTGAGAATGGCTGATACCTATGGCCTAAACAGAGCTGAG gtAATACTCAGGTACATAACTTCAATCCTTATTTCTGAGATCTGGACCAATGATGACATCATGGCTGAGATCTCAGAAATTAAGGGAGAAATACTTGATAATGCTGCTGAAACTATCAAAACTGTATCATTGATCGTATACCCTGCAGTTGATGGTTGTAATAAGCATCGCCTTGCTTACATCTATAACCTCCTCTCTGACTGCTATAAGAAGTTAGAGGAAAGCAAAGAACCTTTACCAATGATACTCTCGGATCAACCACATGCATTATCTTTGGGATTAGTTCATTATTACAAGGTTATTGAGCAAGAATGTAAAAGAATTTCCTTTGTGAAAGACCTAAACTTCAAAAATATTACTGGATTAGGTGGTTTGAATCTGCAGTGTTTCAGTAGTGAAGTCTATGCTCATACCAATGAATTTAGCTTGGAAGCTTTGTCTGAAATGGTAAAGACTCTGGTCATTGTCTACAGGGATTCAGTGCCTGAGGGTCTCATATCATGGCAGGATGTCCGCAAACATTATATACTGCATTTATTGACAAAATTGAATGATAGATTTAGAACAGAGTTTAGCACTAAGAACCCTGAAATTTTTCTGAACATAAGCAGTGAACTTGAGCATATATATGACTTGTGTAGAAAACATATTATACTCTTAGAACCTTCAGAGGCATTGGATATTATGAAGCAATATTTCATTGTAATCTTACCTCCAGATGGTGCGTATGAGAATCTACCTGATAACTCGACATGGCAAGACTGCTTGATCTTCCTTTTGAATTTCTGGATCAGGTTGACCGAAGAAATGCAAGAATTTGCTTCCGCTGAGATTTCTGTAGAGAAAATCAAGTTCCACCCAGGTTGCTTAATGAGTTGTTTAAAGGTTTTCATGAGGTTGGTAATGGAGGACTCTGTTTCTCCTAGTCAGAGCTGGAGCACCATTGTTGACTATGTCAAAAATGGTTTAATCAGTGACCCTtctagagacattttcactttCTGCAGAGCTATGATATTTTCTGGCTGTGGTTTCGCTTCTATTTCAGAAGTATTTGTTGAAGCACTGCAACACCATGCAAACACTGTAACTGCATCAGCTGAAACTGAGTTCCAGCATCTTTCCCATCTTTATTTGAAAGTGCTAGAACCAATTTTACAGGATTTGGCTAATGGATCTCGGGAACACCAGAAATTATATCAGTTGATATCATCTCTGAGCAATTTAGAGGGTGATTTCAACGAGTTAAAGAAAGTCAGGTGTGCAGTTTGGGAAAGACTTGCCAGATTCTCTGAAGATTTGCTGCTAGCTAGTAATGTTCGAGTTCATGTCTTAGAGCTTTTGCAATTTATCGCTGGTAAAAGTGTGAAGGGTTTATCTTCTGAGCTGCAGCTAAATGTTCATCCATGGGTAGGGTGGGATGAGTCACTATGTGCTAATAACAAGAGCCAAATTACTTCAAATGATGGGTTGCCTGAGCAAATAGATACTTCCAGCAGGTTTACAAGTACTTTAGTTGCCCTGAGATCATCTCAACTTATGACAGCCATTTCTCCTGGCTTTGAAATCACCCCCGATGACCTCTCAAGTGTTGATACGGCAGTTTCTTGCTTCTTAAAATTGTGTGCCGTTGCCAATGCAGATCCTCATCTCGATGTTTTGGTAGTCATTTTGGAAGAGTGGGAAGGGCTTTTCATGATTAAGAAAGAAGAGGAAGCCTCTCCAGAATTATCTAATGCAGAAAATAGCTGGAGCGATGATTGGGATGAAGGATGGGAGAGCTTTCAGGAAATTGAAGCtttggagagagaaaagaaaggggatTCGCTTTTGATCCATCCTTTACACGAGTCTTGGACAGAGATTTTCAAGCTCCTTATTAAAGCATCTCGAGTTAAAGATGTCTTAAAGCTGATTGACCAATCCATATTAAAACCCGGTGGAGTATTACTTGATGAAGGCGATGCAAGGAACTTGAATGACATCATACTCGGAATGGATTGTTTCATGGCTTCAAAGATGATGCTTTTACTTCCTTATGAAGGGTTGCAGGTGGAATCTTTGACTGCACTCGGAAACAAGATGAAACAAGGTACTTCTGACATTGCCAACGACCACGAGTTCTTAACGCTAATCCTCTCCTCAGGGATTTTATCAACTGTCATCAACAAATCTTCCTTTGGCACTATTTTCTCCTATGTCTGCTATTTGGTAGGCAATTTCTCTCATCGGTTCCAAGAAGCACAATTGCCAAAGCTTAGAAAGGAAGGAAGCAATGAACATGGAAACACCAAGGGAGACATCTCGTTTCTATTTGCAAGAATCTTGTTCCCCACATTCATATCGGAGCTCGTTAAGGCTGATCAGCTGATTCTAGCAGGATTTATGATCACAAAATTCATGCACACAAATGCTTCATTTAGACTCATCAACATTGCAGAGGCAAGTCTTAGAAGATACTTGGAGGGACAATTCCAGGTACAAGAACACAACAAGGTTGCCCTTGATGAAACGAGTTGTTACGAACCATTGAAGAACACAGTTTCAAGCTTGAGAGACAAGTTAGGGAACTCACTTCAATCTGCTTTGTCACTACTTCCTAAGAATGAAAGCAATGGATAA